Proteins from a genomic interval of Geodermatophilus obscurus DSM 43160:
- a CDS encoding transglutaminaseTgpA domain-containing protein has translation MTGETARGLLRDAGTTVAAAVATALGTLALVPVFTDGDWLPPVLAAVVAVAAGGLLLRVGGAALAGDRAAPGWWTALVAVAVPFGQLVVLACVLTALFAPEQAWGGWLPTGGSLADLGTVMAEGTVELAEQSTPALPLTGLVTLTTLLAGLIAVVVDLVAVGARQPALAGLGLLVLFCVPVSTVTGSIGVLPVAAPAAGLALLLFADQHRRLGRRAPEGRRPLLGAGTLTAVRTGAVAVVLGLVVGAVVPTLTEGTFSGGFGRGGGGGSTGTALDPAAALQGQLTLDEPVDLLQVNASVPDPGYLRVVALDVYDAAEGWTMGNLDGETAVADEAELANLPGRRGGRPVDALVTALGHEDRFLPLLYAPQTVDVAEPEQWRFDPGSGTVFGRDVSTAGQTWTVAAVEPRPTPEELAAAGPLPPELPLVQRYTALPDLDPSVDELVATLTAGAQTPYERVQAVYGHFTDPDSDYEYSLSTAPGTSGDDLADFLRLRQGYCEQYAGAMAALVRAAGVPARVVLGYTPGTSQPDGSRLVTSDDAHAWVEVYFDDLGWVPYDPTPIDTDRAVELPWAPRPQDLEVDPRTDPIPAPLPAPTPQGPQQQPVPQDVPLPQTAPEQAGSWAPVLRGAGVVLAVLALAGAPAGLRVLQRRRRLATGSPAALWDELAATALDLGRTADPARTPRQVAEQLTEAAEPGGGAHRQHRRQVPASGVAEAVTRLARAEEAASYARPGSVPAVGPELRADLATARRGLLAAAPRGARLRALLWPPSLLGGLRDALARPRWGRRTALRN, from the coding sequence GTGACCGGGGAGACCGCGCGGGGCCTGCTGCGCGACGCCGGGACGACGGTGGCCGCCGCCGTCGCGACCGCCCTGGGCACCCTCGCACTGGTGCCGGTCTTCACCGACGGCGACTGGCTGCCCCCGGTGCTCGCCGCGGTCGTCGCCGTCGCCGCGGGCGGCCTGCTGCTGCGGGTCGGCGGCGCCGCGCTCGCCGGGGACCGCGCCGCGCCCGGCTGGTGGACCGCGCTCGTCGCCGTCGCCGTCCCCTTCGGCCAGCTCGTCGTGCTGGCCTGCGTGCTCACCGCGCTGTTCGCCCCGGAGCAGGCCTGGGGCGGCTGGCTGCCGACCGGTGGCAGCCTGGCCGACCTCGGCACGGTGATGGCCGAGGGGACGGTGGAGCTGGCCGAGCAGTCCACGCCCGCGCTGCCGCTGACCGGTCTGGTCACGCTGACCACGCTGCTGGCCGGCCTGATCGCGGTCGTCGTGGACCTGGTGGCGGTCGGCGCCCGGCAGCCGGCGCTGGCCGGGCTGGGGCTGCTGGTCCTGTTCTGCGTGCCGGTGAGCACGGTGACCGGCTCGATCGGCGTGCTGCCGGTGGCCGCCCCGGCCGCGGGGCTGGCGCTGCTGCTCTTCGCCGACCAGCACCGGCGACTGGGCCGGCGCGCACCGGAGGGACGGCGCCCCCTGCTGGGGGCCGGCACGCTCACCGCCGTCCGCACCGGGGCGGTGGCCGTGGTGCTCGGGCTGGTGGTCGGCGCCGTCGTCCCCACGCTGACCGAGGGCACCTTCTCCGGCGGCTTCGGCCGCGGCGGGGGCGGCGGCTCGACCGGGACCGCCCTGGACCCGGCCGCGGCGCTGCAGGGCCAGCTGACCCTCGACGAGCCGGTCGACCTGCTGCAGGTCAACGCCTCGGTGCCCGACCCCGGGTACCTGCGGGTCGTCGCGCTGGACGTCTACGACGCCGCGGAGGGCTGGACGATGGGCAACCTCGACGGCGAGACCGCGGTCGCCGACGAGGCCGAGCTGGCCAACCTCCCCGGACGGCGCGGCGGCCGGCCGGTCGACGCGCTGGTCACCGCCCTCGGCCACGAGGACCGTTTCCTCCCGCTGCTCTACGCGCCCCAGACGGTGGACGTGGCCGAGCCGGAGCAGTGGCGCTTCGACCCGGGCAGCGGCACGGTGTTCGGCCGCGACGTGTCCACGGCCGGGCAGACCTGGACGGTGGCGGCGGTGGAGCCGCGGCCCACGCCGGAGGAGCTGGCCGCGGCCGGCCCGCTGCCTCCGGAGCTGCCGCTGGTGCAGCGCTACACCGCGCTGCCCGACCTGGACCCGAGCGTCGACGAGCTGGTCGCCACGCTGACCGCCGGCGCGCAGACGCCCTACGAGCGGGTGCAGGCGGTCTACGGGCACTTCACCGACCCGGACAGCGACTACGAGTACTCGCTGTCCACCGCGCCGGGGACCAGCGGCGACGACCTCGCCGACTTCCTGCGGCTACGGCAGGGCTACTGCGAGCAGTACGCCGGCGCGATGGCGGCGCTGGTCCGGGCGGCGGGCGTCCCGGCGCGGGTGGTGCTCGGCTACACCCCCGGGACGTCGCAGCCCGACGGCAGCCGGCTGGTCACCAGCGACGACGCGCACGCCTGGGTGGAGGTCTACTTCGACGACCTGGGCTGGGTCCCCTACGACCCGACGCCGATCGACACCGACCGCGCGGTGGAGCTGCCCTGGGCGCCCCGGCCGCAGGACCTGGAGGTCGACCCGCGCACCGACCCGATCCCCGCGCCGCTCCCCGCGCCGACGCCCCAGGGGCCGCAGCAGCAGCCGGTGCCGCAGGACGTCCCGCTGCCGCAGACCGCGCCCGAGCAGGCCGGCTCGTGGGCGCCGGTGCTGCGCGGGGCGGGGGTCGTCCTCGCCGTGCTGGCGCTGGCCGGGGCGCCGGCCGGGCTGCGGGTCCTGCAGCGCCGGCGCCGGCTGGCGACCGGGAGCCCGGCGGCGCTGTGGGACGAGCTCGCCGCCACCGCGCTCGACCTGGGCCGGACCGCCGACCCGGCGCGGACGCCGCGGCAGGTGGCCGAGCAGCTGACCGAAGCGGCCGAGCCCGGCGGCGGCGCGCACCGGCAGCACCGCCGCCAGGTCCCGGCGTCCGGGGTGGCCGAGGCGGTCACCCGGCTGGCGCGGGCCGAGGAGGCGGCCAGCTACGCCCGTCCGGGCAGCGTCCCCGCCGTTGGCCCGGAGCTGCGGGCCGACCTGGCCACCGCCCGCCGTGGGCTGCTGGCCGCGGCGCCCCGGGGAGCCCGGCTGCGTGCGCTGCTGTGGCCGCCGTCGCTGCTGGGCGGGCTGCGCGACGCCCTGGCCCGCCCGCGGTGGGGCCGCCGGACGGCGCTGCGCAACTGA
- a CDS encoding DUF3040 domain-containing protein has translation MPLSEHEQRLLEQIERALVDDDPKFASSVRSGDRRGKARRKLQLGFLLFVVGMAALIGGAVIPSVPLGALGFLVAFGGLALAVLNYRSATGVVEAGPGGPAGSSASGRGGRAGRGGGKVRRQPLKNRLEERFRRRYDQ, from the coding sequence GTGCCGCTCTCCGAGCACGAGCAGCGACTGCTGGAGCAGATCGAGCGCGCCCTCGTCGATGACGATCCCAAGTTCGCCTCGTCGGTCCGCAGCGGTGACCGCCGCGGCAAGGCGCGTCGCAAGCTGCAGCTGGGCTTCCTGCTGTTCGTCGTCGGCATGGCCGCCCTCATCGGCGGTGCGGTGATCCCGTCGGTGCCGCTGGGCGCTCTCGGTTTCCTGGTCGCGTTCGGCGGGCTGGCGCTCGCCGTCCTGAACTACCGCTCGGCCACCGGCGTGGTCGAGGCCGGCCCCGGCGGACCGGCGGGCAGCTCGGCCTCCGGCCGGGGCGGCCGGGCCGGGCGCGGCGGTGGCAAGGTCCGCCGCCAGCCGCTGAAGAACCGGCTCGAGGAACGCTTCCGCCGCCGCTACGACCAGTAG
- the dinB gene encoding DNA polymerase IV, whose protein sequence is MLHVDMDAFFASVEVRRRPELAGTPVIVGGAGNRGVVTSATYEARRYGVHAAMPTSRALRLCPTATVLPGDVALYAEVSRSVMALFRSITPLVEPLSLDEAFLDVSGAGRRLGDAVAIGEYLRARVFDEQGITCSVGVAGTKFVAKLASTAAKPDGLLVVRPAEVMAFLHPLPVGALWGVGARTEEVLLRLGLRTVGDLAHVPVRTLQRAVGPAAGAHLHELSWGRDPRRVVPDEPERSTGHEETFGTDVDDPAVIHRELLRLSERTAGRLRSGGWLARTVTIKVRFADFATITRSRTLDVATDVGQEVYDTARALFDALGLDRARIRLVGVRAERLVRAGSTPRQLELGARERGRREAELAADRAARRFGAGAVRPATLLHPDGQRAP, encoded by the coding sequence GTGCTGCACGTCGACATGGACGCGTTCTTCGCCAGCGTCGAGGTGCGCCGCCGGCCGGAGCTGGCCGGGACGCCGGTGATCGTGGGCGGCGCCGGCAACCGCGGGGTGGTCACCTCGGCCACGTACGAGGCGCGCCGCTACGGGGTGCACGCGGCGATGCCCACCTCCCGCGCGCTGCGGCTGTGCCCCACGGCGACGGTGCTGCCGGGGGACGTGGCGCTCTACGCCGAGGTGTCCCGCTCGGTCATGGCGCTGTTCCGCTCGATCACGCCGCTGGTCGAGCCGCTGAGCCTGGACGAGGCGTTCCTCGACGTCTCGGGCGCCGGGCGGCGGCTGGGCGACGCGGTCGCGATCGGCGAGTACCTGCGCGCCCGCGTCTTCGACGAGCAGGGCATCACCTGCTCGGTCGGCGTGGCCGGCACCAAGTTCGTGGCCAAGCTCGCCTCCACCGCCGCCAAGCCCGACGGGCTGCTGGTCGTCCGGCCGGCCGAGGTCATGGCGTTCCTGCACCCGCTGCCGGTCGGCGCGCTGTGGGGGGTGGGCGCCAGGACCGAGGAGGTGCTGCTGCGGCTGGGGCTGCGCACCGTCGGCGACCTGGCGCACGTGCCGGTCCGCACGCTGCAGCGGGCGGTGGGCCCGGCGGCCGGCGCGCACCTGCACGAGCTGTCCTGGGGGCGCGACCCGCGACGGGTGGTGCCCGACGAGCCGGAGCGGTCGACCGGGCACGAGGAGACCTTCGGCACCGACGTCGACGACCCCGCCGTCATCCACCGGGAGCTGCTGCGGCTCTCCGAGCGGACGGCGGGCCGGCTGCGCTCGGGCGGCTGGTTGGCCCGCACGGTGACGATCAAGGTCCGCTTCGCCGACTTCGCCACGATCACCCGCAGCCGCACCCTCGACGTCGCCACCGACGTCGGGCAGGAGGTCTACGACACCGCCCGCGCCCTCTTCGACGCCCTCGGCCTGGACCGTGCCCGCATCCGGCTGGTCGGCGTGCGCGCCGAACGCCTGGTGCGGGCCGGGTCGACCCCGCGGCAGCTGGAGCTGGGCGCCCGGGAGCGCGGCCGCCGGGAGGCCGAGCTGGCCGCCGACCGGGCCGCCCGCCGGTTCGGCGCCGGTGCGGTCCGCCCGGCGACGCTGCTGCACCCGGACGGGCAGCGCGCCCCCTGA
- a CDS encoding cupin domain-containing protein, producing MLRLFADGSTVVLQGLHRLWPPLIEFADQLAADLGHPTQVNAYVTPPSSRGFSPHYDVHDVFVLQVAGEKRWRIHEPVLTDPLRTQPWNERGAAVAAAAEREPLIDAVLRPGDALYLPRGYLHSATALGAISAHLTVGIHSVTRWAAAESALDLVRVLATEDPQLRRSLPLGVDLADPAAVADDVATVVTALKGWLDRVDPAEVADRLRARTWSQVRPEPVAPLAQATAAAALSPDTVLRLRRRLRCQLREAADGRVTLVAGRRSLELPAETRPAVAGLLAAGELKVADLPGLDPADQLTLGRRLVTESIATVPGATAEDHGGRERAPGNGS from the coding sequence GTGCTGCGGCTGTTCGCCGACGGCAGCACCGTCGTCCTGCAGGGTTTGCACCGGCTGTGGCCGCCGCTGATCGAGTTCGCCGACCAGCTGGCCGCCGACCTCGGCCACCCCACGCAGGTCAACGCCTACGTCACCCCGCCGTCCTCGCGCGGCTTCTCCCCGCACTACGACGTCCACGACGTCTTCGTCCTGCAGGTGGCCGGCGAGAAGCGCTGGCGCATCCACGAGCCGGTGCTGACCGACCCGCTGCGCACCCAGCCGTGGAACGAGCGGGGCGCCGCGGTGGCCGCCGCCGCCGAGCGCGAGCCGCTGATCGACGCGGTGCTGCGCCCCGGCGACGCCCTCTACCTGCCACGCGGCTACCTGCACTCGGCGACCGCGCTCGGCGCCATCAGCGCGCACCTGACCGTCGGCATCCACTCGGTGACCCGGTGGGCGGCCGCGGAGTCCGCCCTGGACCTGGTCCGCGTGCTCGCCACGGAGGACCCGCAGCTGCGCCGCTCGCTGCCGCTGGGCGTCGACCTCGCCGACCCGGCCGCGGTCGCCGACGACGTCGCGACGGTCGTCACCGCGCTGAAGGGCTGGCTGGACCGCGTCGATCCCGCCGAGGTCGCCGACCGGCTGCGGGCCCGCACCTGGTCGCAGGTCCGCCCGGAGCCGGTGGCCCCGCTGGCCCAGGCGACCGCGGCGGCCGCCCTCTCCCCCGACACCGTGCTCCGGCTGCGCCGCCGCCTGCGCTGCCAGCTGCGCGAGGCCGCCGACGGACGGGTCACCCTGGTCGCGGGACGACGGTCCCTGGAGCTGCCCGCCGAGACGCGGCCGGCGGTGGCCGGGCTGCTGGCCGCCGGCGAGCTCAAGGTCGCCGACCTGCCCGGGCTCGACCCCGCCGACCAGCTCACCCTGGGTCGGCGGCTGGTGACCGAGTCGATCGCCACCGTGCCCGGTGCGACCGCGGAGGACCATGGGGGGCGTGAGCGCGCGCCCGGGAACGGATCGTGA
- a CDS encoding sucrase ferredoxin, producing MSAPPDFCRVAAAPGLPAGRLDEDRCSVQALVRGDSGVATASPAQRWLLVEQPGPWGMDALTQSRFDPAVAPRLAHRARAEGVRVLLVRRPGDRLADSQRRWAYVDGRPGAEGVWWSVRGTDAELVDVPWDGSVGTRTDDPLYLVCAHGGHDACCALRGRPLARTMPTDDVWECSHLGGCRFASNVLVLPHGCYYGQVPDDGAELVAAHAAGRVALPWLRGRSGVPAPVQAAQHTARAELALLGVDDLPPRDVRRLTPAGVDVERWVVTLAGPDGDVVTEVESRPSQESAPLTCRAVHPAHGRTWHVRLLSGV from the coding sequence GTGAGCGCGCCCCCCGACTTCTGCCGGGTCGCCGCGGCACCCGGGCTCCCGGCGGGCCGGCTCGACGAGGACCGCTGCTCGGTGCAGGCCCTGGTCCGCGGCGACTCCGGCGTGGCCACCGCGTCCCCGGCGCAGCGCTGGCTGCTGGTGGAGCAGCCGGGCCCGTGGGGCATGGACGCCCTGACGCAGTCCCGCTTCGACCCGGCCGTCGCGCCGCGACTGGCGCACCGGGCGCGGGCCGAGGGCGTGCGGGTGCTGCTGGTCCGCCGTCCCGGCGACCGGCTGGCCGACTCGCAGCGGCGCTGGGCCTACGTCGACGGCCGGCCCGGCGCCGAAGGCGTGTGGTGGTCGGTCCGCGGCACCGACGCCGAGCTGGTCGACGTCCCCTGGGACGGATCGGTGGGGACACGCACCGACGACCCGCTCTACCTGGTGTGCGCGCACGGCGGGCACGACGCGTGCTGCGCGCTGCGCGGCCGGCCGCTGGCCCGGACGATGCCCACCGACGACGTCTGGGAGTGCAGCCACCTGGGCGGCTGCCGGTTCGCCAGCAACGTGCTCGTGCTGCCGCACGGCTGCTACTACGGGCAGGTGCCCGACGACGGCGCCGAGCTGGTCGCCGCGCACGCCGCCGGCCGGGTCGCGCTGCCCTGGCTGCGGGGCCGGTCGGGGGTGCCCGCGCCGGTGCAGGCGGCCCAGCACACCGCCCGCGCGGAGCTCGCGCTGCTCGGCGTCGACGACCTGCCGCCGCGCGACGTGCGCCGGCTGACCCCTGCCGGGGTGGACGTCGAGCGGTGGGTGGTCACCCTCGCCGGGCCGGACGGCGACGTGGTCACCGAGGTCGAGAGCCGTCCGTCGCAGGAGTCGGCGCCGCTGACCTGCCGGGCGGTGCACCCCGCGCACGGCCGCACCTGGCACGTGCGGCTGCTCTCCGGCGTCTGA
- a CDS encoding serine hydrolase domain-containing protein, which yields MLTTVLLAPGAAAAPPAAPVGADVGAAPALVADLRDDLAGYLRARGEPEHVSAAGLSVSLPDRLETIDVTAGTTEFGGSVPVQRDALWQIGSNTKAFTSVLLLQLEAERRLSIDDPVSRWLPQYPQWHDVPIRRLLDMTSGIPTYDDQPAFLTAQAADPLREFTPEELVGYAVAAPATSGYSYSNTNYVLAEMIIERVTGTGYANQLSARLLVPLGLRDTYYRSHLHPPGIADRMPAGYYTRTDEPELSPLRGQDVSRTSLSWARGAGAILSTTADLTRWERALYDGWLLPPQQQAELLSLVSTATGEPIEATGPDDPRGFGLGVAQMTDALGTFWFYEGETLGFRLLHAYFPESGLIIAMALNSRPDEDQLGALATQVYETLVAHGALGPASGGAGA from the coding sequence GTGCTGACGACCGTCCTGCTCGCCCCCGGTGCCGCAGCGGCCCCGCCCGCCGCTCCGGTGGGAGCGGACGTCGGCGCCGCCCCGGCTCTGGTGGCGGACCTGCGGGACGACCTCGCGGGGTACCTCCGGGCGCGCGGCGAGCCCGAGCACGTCTCGGCCGCCGGGCTGAGCGTCAGCCTCCCGGACCGGCTGGAGACGATCGACGTCACCGCCGGGACCACCGAGTTCGGCGGATCGGTGCCGGTGCAGCGGGACGCCCTCTGGCAGATCGGCAGCAACACCAAGGCGTTCACCTCGGTGCTGCTGCTGCAGCTGGAGGCGGAGCGCCGCCTCTCGATCGACGACCCCGTCAGCCGGTGGTTGCCGCAGTACCCGCAGTGGCACGACGTCCCCATCCGGCGGCTGCTGGACATGACCAGCGGCATCCCCACCTACGACGACCAGCCGGCCTTCCTCACCGCCCAGGCCGCCGACCCGCTCCGGGAGTTCACCCCGGAGGAGCTGGTCGGCTACGCGGTCGCGGCGCCGGCCACCTCCGGGTACAGCTACTCGAACACCAACTACGTCCTGGCCGAGATGATCATCGAGCGGGTGACCGGGACCGGTTACGCCAACCAGCTCTCCGCCCGGCTCCTGGTCCCGTTGGGACTCCGGGACACCTACTACCGCTCGCACCTCCACCCCCCGGGGATCGCCGACCGCATGCCGGCCGGCTACTACACCCGGACCGACGAGCCCGAGCTGTCCCCGCTGAGAGGACAGGACGTCAGCCGGACCTCGCTGTCCTGGGCGCGCGGCGCAGGCGCCATCCTGAGCACGACGGCCGACCTGACCCGGTGGGAGCGCGCCCTGTACGACGGGTGGCTGCTGCCGCCGCAGCAGCAGGCCGAGCTCCTCAGCCTGGTCTCGACGGCGACGGGGGAGCCCATCGAGGCGACGGGCCCCGACGACCCGAGGGGCTTCGGCCTGGGGGTCGCCCAGATGACCGACGCCCTGGGCACCTTCTGGTTCTACGAGGGCGAGACGCTCGGCTTCCGCCTCCTGCACGCCTACTTCCCGGAGTCGGGGCTGATCATCGCCATGGCCCTGAACAGCAGACCCGACGAGGACCAGCTCGGGGCCCTGGCGACACAGGTGTACGAGACGCTGGTCGCGCACGGTGCCCTCGGGCCCGCCTCGGGCGGCGCCGGGGCCTGA
- a CDS encoding alkaline phosphatase family protein, with amino-acid sequence MGPSTDGVLRLPDDLVRPRYGTASLADVLPSAATALGVPVQRGDLPPDPLGLTAALAGARRVAVLLVDGLGADLVRAHADVAPTLAGLATPAGDLSAPCPSTTPVSLTTLGTGLPPGSHGVLGFVTAVPGEDRTLNHVQWGDDPDPAVWMSRRSVFEQAADAGVEVSAVAPYAFRGSGLSNVAYRGARYTGTVGAGDLAAVLLESLAAAPRTLVYGYTAELDLTGHVRGVDSASWRAQLALVDRLVEQVVDGLPGDAALLVTADHGMLDVPAGTRLDLDATPALTENVRLLAGEPRARYLHAVPGAEADLLARWREVLGERAWVAGRDEAIASGVFGPVDDDLAGRIGDVVALARGTWALIATEQEPGPSRLVGYHGSLTATELAIPLLAARGRALA; translated from the coding sequence GTGGGTCCTTCCACGGACGGGGTCCTCCGACTCCCCGACGACCTGGTCCGCCCCCGCTACGGCACGGCCAGCCTCGCCGACGTCCTGCCGAGCGCTGCCACCGCGCTCGGCGTCCCGGTGCAGCGCGGGGACCTGCCGCCCGACCCGCTCGGCCTCACCGCCGCGCTGGCCGGCGCCCGCCGGGTTGCCGTCCTGCTGGTCGACGGGCTGGGCGCCGACCTGGTCCGCGCACACGCGGACGTCGCCCCCACCCTCGCCGGGCTCGCCACTCCCGCCGGGGACCTCTCCGCCCCCTGCCCGAGCACCACCCCGGTCAGCCTCACCACCCTGGGCACCGGCCTGCCACCGGGCAGCCACGGCGTGCTCGGCTTCGTGACCGCCGTCCCGGGGGAGGACCGCACGCTCAACCACGTCCAGTGGGGCGACGACCCCGACCCGGCCGTGTGGATGTCGCGGCGCAGCGTCTTCGAACAGGCCGCCGACGCGGGGGTCGAGGTCAGCGCTGTGGCGCCCTACGCGTTCCGCGGGTCGGGCCTGTCGAACGTCGCCTACCGCGGCGCGCGCTACACCGGCACCGTCGGCGCCGGTGACCTGGCCGCCGTCCTGCTGGAGTCGCTGGCCGCCGCGCCGCGCACCCTCGTCTACGGCTACACCGCCGAGCTCGACCTCACCGGCCACGTGCGCGGCGTCGACTCGGCCAGCTGGCGCGCCCAGCTGGCCCTCGTCGACCGGCTCGTCGAGCAGGTCGTCGACGGGTTGCCGGGCGACGCTGCGCTGCTGGTCACCGCCGACCACGGCATGCTCGACGTCCCCGCCGGTACCCGGCTCGACCTGGACGCCACCCCGGCGCTCACCGAGAACGTCCGGCTGCTGGCAGGGGAGCCGCGGGCGCGCTACCTGCACGCCGTGCCCGGTGCCGAGGCCGACCTGCTGGCGCGGTGGCGGGAGGTCCTCGGTGAGCGGGCCTGGGTCGCCGGCCGCGACGAGGCGATCGCCAGCGGCGTCTTCGGTCCGGTGGACGACGACCTGGCGGGGCGCATCGGCGACGTCGTGGCACTGGCCCGTGGCACCTGGGCGCTGATCGCGACCGAGCAGGAGCCCGGCCCGAGCCGGCTGGTCGGCTACCACGGCTCACTCACCGCGACCGAGCTGGCCATCCCCCTGCTCGCCGCGCGGGGCCGCGCCCTGGCCTGA
- a CDS encoding class I SAM-dependent methyltransferase, whose product MPPSAPISPAADQLPTRAVAVWAALDPLVAAGRPLQVLDVGGGSGNFAVPLARLGHDVTVVDPSADALATLNRRAENAGVGARVRGVQGDGDQLHQVVPAGETGEGSYDLALCHSVLEVVDDPAATLRELARALRPGGTASVASANRAGAVLARAVAGHPVEALALLEDRDPAPRRARRPARRRFSPDDLITLVEAAGLQPGTWRGVSVVSDLLDVTSGADPEAVRRLELALAGSSPYRDVAAGLHLLATRP is encoded by the coding sequence GTGCCGCCGTCTGCCCCCATCTCGCCTGCCGCGGACCAGTTGCCCACCCGCGCGGTCGCCGTCTGGGCCGCGCTCGACCCGCTCGTCGCGGCCGGCCGGCCGCTGCAGGTCCTCGACGTCGGCGGCGGCAGCGGCAACTTCGCCGTTCCGCTGGCCCGGCTCGGCCACGACGTCACCGTGGTCGACCCCAGCGCCGACGCGCTCGCCACGCTGAACCGGCGGGCCGAGAACGCCGGCGTCGGGGCGCGGGTGCGCGGCGTGCAGGGCGACGGCGACCAGCTGCACCAGGTCGTGCCCGCGGGCGAAACCGGCGAGGGCAGCTACGACCTCGCCCTGTGCCACTCGGTGCTCGAGGTCGTCGACGATCCCGCCGCCACGCTGCGCGAGCTGGCCCGCGCCCTGCGCCCCGGCGGCACCGCCAGCGTGGCCTCGGCCAACCGGGCCGGCGCGGTGCTGGCCCGGGCGGTCGCCGGCCACCCGGTCGAGGCCCTCGCCCTGCTCGAGGACCGTGACCCCGCGCCCCGCCGTGCCCGCCGTCCCGCCCGTCGCCGGTTCAGCCCCGACGACCTGATCACCCTGGTCGAGGCCGCCGGGCTGCAGCCGGGCACCTGGCGCGGCGTCTCCGTCGTCAGCGACCTGCTCGACGTCACCTCCGGCGCCGACCCCGAGGCGGTCCGCCGGCTGGAGCTGGCGCTGGCCGGCAGCTCGCCCTACCGCGACGTCGCCGCCGGCCTGCACCTGCTCGCGACCCGCCCGTGA
- a CDS encoding VOC family protein codes for MPKQIPCLWFDGAAEQAAAHYTSIFPNSAIGEVTRYGPDMPMPEGTAMTVSFTLDGQDYVGLNGGPQFPFTEAISFQIMCADQEEADHYWNRLTDGGEESMCGWLKDRFGVSWQVVPTELTTLLNDPDPGRARRATEAMLQMRRIDIEEIKRAADGVSA; via the coding sequence ATGCCCAAGCAGATCCCGTGCCTGTGGTTCGACGGCGCGGCCGAGCAGGCCGCCGCCCACTACACCTCGATCTTCCCGAACTCCGCGATCGGCGAGGTCACCCGCTACGGGCCCGACATGCCGATGCCCGAGGGCACCGCCATGACCGTCTCGTTCACCCTCGACGGCCAGGACTACGTCGGCCTCAACGGTGGACCGCAGTTCCCGTTCACCGAGGCCATCTCCTTCCAGATCATGTGCGCCGACCAGGAGGAGGCCGACCACTACTGGAACCGGCTGACCGACGGCGGCGAGGAGAGCATGTGCGGCTGGCTCAAGGACCGCTTCGGCGTCTCCTGGCAGGTCGTGCCCACCGAGCTGACCACCCTGCTCAACGACCCCGACCCCGGCCGCGCCCGCCGCGCGACCGAGGCGATGCTGCAGATGCGCCGCATCGACATCGAGGAGATCAAGCGGGCGGCCGACGGGGTCTCGGCCTGA